The Perca flavescens isolate YP-PL-M2 chromosome 23, PFLA_1.0, whole genome shotgun sequence genome has a window encoding:
- the etv6 gene encoding transcription factor ETV6 isoform X3, which yields MNGKALLLLTKEDFRYRSPHSGDVLYELLQHILKQRKPHVFYPSAYFPGNSFHSLPESAVQHLKLEETVRRAPRGTEPAPQHPPTIELRHRSRSPHQNQIRRSPPGPNHPRTANEDHLQAFSQLPDSNHHLPEEMYPLSVSPAAPNGRCATPREAPCPGSPGGQEAGPPRVIQLMPSTIMNPLLLSPSRSGEGAAMDFRHSRGGPPSQATLENGRERKAHGHHHQLPLSQQQQHLLQQQQQQQQEEALYRNHVIMPVSPPEEQQMPIGRIADCRLLWDYVYQLLSDSRYENYIRWEDTETKIFRIMDPNGLARLWGNHKNRTNMTYEKMSRALRHYYKLNIIRKEPGQRLLFRFMKTPDEIMNGQTDRLEHLESDTDEQIYIKEEC from the exons ATGAACGGCAAAGCCCTGCTGCTGCTCACCAAGGAGGACTTCCGCTACCGGTCCCCCCACTCCG GGGACGTCCTGTACGAGCTGCTGCAGCACATCCTGAAGCAGAGGAAGCCCCACGTGTTTTACCCATCTGCCTACTTCCCTGGGAACTCCTTCCACTCGCTGCCTGAAAGTGCTGTGCAGCACCTGAAGCTTGAAG AAACGGTACGGCGGGCACCGCGTGGTACAGAGCCAGCCCCCCAGCATCCACCAACCATCGAGCTGCGGCACCGCTCCCGCTCCCCCCACCAGAACCAGATCAGACGATCCCCCCCGGGGCCGAACCACCCCCGCACAGCCAACGAAGACCACCTGCAGGCCTTCTCCCAGCTGCCCGACAGCAACCACCACCTGCCCGAAGAAATGTACCCTCTGTCCGTGTCCCCCGCCGCACCCAACGGCCGCTGCGCCACGCCCCGAGAAGCTCCGTGCCCGGGCAGCCCCGGGGGCCAGGAGGCGGGCCCTCCTCGCGTCATTCAGCTCATGCCCAGCACCATCATGAACCCCCTGCTCCTCAGCCCGAGCCGGAGCGGCGAGGGTGCCGCCATGGACTTCAGGCACAGCCGCGGTGGGCCCCCGTCTCAAGCCACGCTCGAGAACGGGCGTGAGAGGAAAGCCCACGGCCACCACCATCAGCTACCACTGTCccagcaacagcagcatctgctgcagcagcagcagcagcagcagcaagaggAGGCGCTCTACAGGAACCACGTCATCATGCCCGTGTCTCCTCCAGAAGAGCAACAAATGCCCATCGGACGGATAGCAG ACTGCAGGCTGCTGTGGGACTACGTCTACCAGCTCCTGTCAGACAGCAGGTACGAGAACTACATCCGCTGGGAGGATACCGAGACCAAAATCTTCCGCATCATGGACCCCAACGGCCTGGCCAGGCTCTGGGGCAATCacaag AACAGGACCAACATGACGTACGAGAAGATGTCGCGAGCACTGAGACACTACTACAAACTGAACATTATCAGGAAGGAGCCGGGCCAAAGACTTCTATTCAG GTTCATGAAAACTCCCGATGAGATAATGAACGGACAGACGGACCGGCTGGAGCACCTGGAGTCCGACACAGACGAACAAATCTACATCAAAGAGGAATGCTGA